A part of Chroicocephalus ridibundus chromosome 5, bChrRid1.1, whole genome shotgun sequence genomic DNA contains:
- the MAP9 gene encoding microtubule-associated protein 9 isoform X2, translating to MAGEGAGSRAMGRRSGGQDELQESISARAAREQTAEYSDDFESDEDGMLNGIGEELPESNSSAESTKKSVAVECPVSDDDASQKAAYLENKAADDLTLSFHEKKLQQVMLLEGENIQDDRKDSEEECLKSQNEGDDRKNNEECSAAEEDNSESDHCNDLPIHELQKKRNQEDKPIPKPRVHKTRNALASDQDQKISTSDLRLEDNSRKSPSVTEAVMTTAYEKTEKLEKSTDDSSDEMVKIVEEQIVTDTIQKVSVNDQSEHGEAKNTSEDSVKKLSETKERVLQNPKASLSDRSVSSACLKKKGKAVPSAAPISSQYLGTLKVLEDKRVQNNSTEFEKADSLRAAVFQNWWEKKRLFLLESKRTEKKKAEDLRINAERKEAVKREEAIASFEAWKKKKGREAKKLSEKKKVEELKKKKAAEQNEQRTEAAQKAFEKWKERKAEYLREQSRKEKQSERIRKKKEEELVAEKKRDSMSAVEKWNEKKEEYMKQKKVEKILERRKQEIQQAKKEEKDKKAMEEYERWLDSFMKVGSSNPNVQN from the exons ATGGCGGGGGAAGGGGCCGGCAGCCGGGCGATGGGGCGGCGCAGCGGCGGGcag GATGAGCTACAAGAATCAATTTCTGCTCGTGCAGCAAGAGAGCAAACAGCTGAATACTCAGACGACTTTGAGAGTGACGAAGATGGCATGTTAAATG GTATTGGGGAAGAACTTCCTGAGAGTAATTCAAGTGCCGAAAGCACTAAGAAATCAGTTGCGGTTGAGTGTCCCGTCTCAGATGATGATGCCTCACAAAAAGCAGcatatttggaaaacaaagctgCTGATGACTTGACTTTATCCTTTCATGAAAAGAAGCTTCAGCAAGTAATGCTTTTAGAAGGTGAAAACATACAGGATGACAGAAAAGATAGTGAAGAAGAATGTTTGAAAAGTCAAAATGAGGGagatgacagaaaaaataatgaagagtgTTCAGCTGCTGAAGAAGATAATAGTGAAAGTGACCACTGTAATGACTTGCCTATTCAcgaactacagaaaaaaagaaatcaagaagaCAAACCTATACCAAAGCCACGGGTGCACAAAACAAGAAATGCTTTGGCATCAg ATCAAGATCAGAAGATCAGCACCAGTGACTTGAGACTGGAGGACAATAGTAGAAAATCCCCTTCTGTGACAGAAGCAGTGATGACCACAGCATATGAGAAAACGGAGAAATTAGAGAAGTCAACAGATGACAGTTCAGATGAAATGGTGAAAATAGTGGAAGAGCAAATAGTAACTGATACAATACAGAAGGTGTCAGTGAATGATCAATCTGAGCATGGGGAGGCAAAGAACACTTCAGAGGACTCTGTCAAG AAACTAAGTGAAACAAAGGAGAGAGTTctacaaaacccaaaagcttctTTATCTGACAG gTCTGTGTCTTCTGCATGcttaaagaaaaaggggaaagctgTTCCATCAGCTGCACCTATTTCATCTCAGTATCTGGGAACATTAAAGGTGTTGGAGGATAAACGTGTGCAGAACAACAGTACAGAATTTGAAAAAGCAGATAGTTTACGAGCAGCTGTTTTCCAG AATTggtgggaaaagaaaaggctctttCTACTGGAAtcaaaaagaactgaaaagaagaaagctgaagATCTAAGGATCAATGCTGAAAGG AAAGAAGCTGTTAAGAGAGAGGAAGCAATTGCGTCTTTtgaagcctggaaaaaaaagaaaggaagagaagcaaagaagttaagtgaaaaaaagaaggttgaggaacttaagaaaaagaaagcagcagaacagaatgagcagagaacagaagcagcacagaag gcatttgaaaaatggaaagaaagaaaagcagaatatttaagagagcaaagcagaaaggaaaaacagtctGAAAGaatcaggaagaagaaagaagaggaactGGTTGCAGAGAAGAAGAGGGATAGCATGTCAGCAGTTGAAAAATG gaatgaaaaaaaggaagaatatatgaaacagaagaaagtagaaaaaatcctagagagaagaaagcaagaaatacaacaggcaaagaaggaagaaaaagataaaaaggctATGGAGGAATATGAAAGATGgctg
- the MAP9 gene encoding microtubule-associated protein 9 isoform X3 yields the protein MLNGIGEELPESNSSAESTKKSVAVECPVSDDDASQKAAYLENKAADDLTLSFHEKKLQQVMLLEGENIQDDRKDSEEECLKSQNEGDDRKNNEECSAAEEDNSESDHCNDLPIHELQKKRNQEDKPIPKPRVHKTRNALASDQDQKISTSDLRLEDNSRKSPSVTEAVMTTAYEKTEKLEKSTDDSSDEMVKIVEEQIVTDTIQKVSVNDQSEHGEAKNTSEDSVKKLSETKERVLQNPKASLSDRSVSSACLKKKGKAVPSAAPISSQYLGTLKVLEDKRVQNNSTEFEKADSLRAAVFQNWWEKKRLFLLESKRTEKKKAEDLRINAERKEAVKREEAIASFEAWKKKKGREAKKLSEKKKVEELKKKKAAEQNEQRTEAAQKAFEKWKERKAEYLREQSRKEKQSERIRKKKEEELVAEKKRDSMSAVEKWNEKKEEYMKQKKVEKILERRKQEIQQAKKEEKDKKAMEEYERWLEKKEKREQLEKKQKKLQAVHGDEAPFPWSPPGKVTYSMNY from the exons ATGTTAAATG GTATTGGGGAAGAACTTCCTGAGAGTAATTCAAGTGCCGAAAGCACTAAGAAATCAGTTGCGGTTGAGTGTCCCGTCTCAGATGATGATGCCTCACAAAAAGCAGcatatttggaaaacaaagctgCTGATGACTTGACTTTATCCTTTCATGAAAAGAAGCTTCAGCAAGTAATGCTTTTAGAAGGTGAAAACATACAGGATGACAGAAAAGATAGTGAAGAAGAATGTTTGAAAAGTCAAAATGAGGGagatgacagaaaaaataatgaagagtgTTCAGCTGCTGAAGAAGATAATAGTGAAAGTGACCACTGTAATGACTTGCCTATTCAcgaactacagaaaaaaagaaatcaagaagaCAAACCTATACCAAAGCCACGGGTGCACAAAACAAGAAATGCTTTGGCATCAg ATCAAGATCAGAAGATCAGCACCAGTGACTTGAGACTGGAGGACAATAGTAGAAAATCCCCTTCTGTGACAGAAGCAGTGATGACCACAGCATATGAGAAAACGGAGAAATTAGAGAAGTCAACAGATGACAGTTCAGATGAAATGGTGAAAATAGTGGAAGAGCAAATAGTAACTGATACAATACAGAAGGTGTCAGTGAATGATCAATCTGAGCATGGGGAGGCAAAGAACACTTCAGAGGACTCTGTCAAG AAACTAAGTGAAACAAAGGAGAGAGTTctacaaaacccaaaagcttctTTATCTGACAG gTCTGTGTCTTCTGCATGcttaaagaaaaaggggaaagctgTTCCATCAGCTGCACCTATTTCATCTCAGTATCTGGGAACATTAAAGGTGTTGGAGGATAAACGTGTGCAGAACAACAGTACAGAATTTGAAAAAGCAGATAGTTTACGAGCAGCTGTTTTCCAG AATTggtgggaaaagaaaaggctctttCTACTGGAAtcaaaaagaactgaaaagaagaaagctgaagATCTAAGGATCAATGCTGAAAGG AAAGAAGCTGTTAAGAGAGAGGAAGCAATTGCGTCTTTtgaagcctggaaaaaaaagaaaggaagagaagcaaagaagttaagtgaaaaaaagaaggttgaggaacttaagaaaaagaaagcagcagaacagaatgagcagagaacagaagcagcacagaag gcatttgaaaaatggaaagaaagaaaagcagaatatttaagagagcaaagcagaaaggaaaaacagtctGAAAGaatcaggaagaagaaagaagaggaactGGTTGCAGAGAAGAAGAGGGATAGCATGTCAGCAGTTGAAAAATG gaatgaaaaaaaggaagaatatatgaaacagaagaaagtagaaaaaatcctagagagaagaaagcaagaaatacaacaggcaaagaaggaagaaaaagataaaaaggctATGGAGGAATATGAAAGATGgctg
- the MAP9 gene encoding microtubule-associated protein 9 isoform X5, which produces MAGEGAGSRAMGRRSGGQDELQESISARAAREQTAEYSDDFESDEDGMLNDQDQKISTSDLRLEDNSRKSPSVTEAVMTTAYEKTEKLEKSTDDSSDEMVKIVEEQIVTDTIQKVSVNDQSEHGEAKNTSEDSVKKLSETKERVLQNPKASLSDRSVSSACLKKKGKAVPSAAPISSQYLGTLKVLEDKRVQNNSTEFEKADSLRAAVFQNWWEKKRLFLLESKRTEKKKAEDLRINAERKEAVKREEAIASFEAWKKKKGREAKKLSEKKKVEELKKKKAAEQNEQRTEAAQKAFEKWKERKAEYLREQSRKEKQSERIRKKKEEELVAEKKRDSMSAVEKWNEKKEEYMKQKKVEKILERRKQEIQQAKKEEKDKKAMEEYERWLEKKEKREQLEKKQKKLQAVHGDEAPFPWSPPGKVTYSMNY; this is translated from the exons ATGGCGGGGGAAGGGGCCGGCAGCCGGGCGATGGGGCGGCGCAGCGGCGGGcag GATGAGCTACAAGAATCAATTTCTGCTCGTGCAGCAAGAGAGCAAACAGCTGAATACTCAGACGACTTTGAGAGTGACGAAGATGGCATGTTAAATG ATCAAGATCAGAAGATCAGCACCAGTGACTTGAGACTGGAGGACAATAGTAGAAAATCCCCTTCTGTGACAGAAGCAGTGATGACCACAGCATATGAGAAAACGGAGAAATTAGAGAAGTCAACAGATGACAGTTCAGATGAAATGGTGAAAATAGTGGAAGAGCAAATAGTAACTGATACAATACAGAAGGTGTCAGTGAATGATCAATCTGAGCATGGGGAGGCAAAGAACACTTCAGAGGACTCTGTCAAG AAACTAAGTGAAACAAAGGAGAGAGTTctacaaaacccaaaagcttctTTATCTGACAG gTCTGTGTCTTCTGCATGcttaaagaaaaaggggaaagctgTTCCATCAGCTGCACCTATTTCATCTCAGTATCTGGGAACATTAAAGGTGTTGGAGGATAAACGTGTGCAGAACAACAGTACAGAATTTGAAAAAGCAGATAGTTTACGAGCAGCTGTTTTCCAG AATTggtgggaaaagaaaaggctctttCTACTGGAAtcaaaaagaactgaaaagaagaaagctgaagATCTAAGGATCAATGCTGAAAGG AAAGAAGCTGTTAAGAGAGAGGAAGCAATTGCGTCTTTtgaagcctggaaaaaaaagaaaggaagagaagcaaagaagttaagtgaaaaaaagaaggttgaggaacttaagaaaaagaaagcagcagaacagaatgagcagagaacagaagcagcacagaag gcatttgaaaaatggaaagaaagaaaagcagaatatttaagagagcaaagcagaaaggaaaaacagtctGAAAGaatcaggaagaagaaagaagaggaactGGTTGCAGAGAAGAAGAGGGATAGCATGTCAGCAGTTGAAAAATG gaatgaaaaaaaggaagaatatatgaaacagaagaaagtagaaaaaatcctagagagaagaaagcaagaaatacaacaggcaaagaaggaagaaaaagataaaaaggctATGGAGGAATATGAAAGATGgctg
- the MAP9 gene encoding microtubule-associated protein 9 isoform X1, whose amino-acid sequence MAGEGAGSRAMGRRSGGQDELQESISARAAREQTAEYSDDFESDEDGMLNGIGEELPESNSSAESTKKSVAVECPVSDDDASQKAAYLENKAADDLTLSFHEKKLQQVMLLEGENIQDDRKDSEEECLKSQNEGDDRKNNEECSAAEEDNSESDHCNDLPIHELQKKRNQEDKPIPKPRVHKTRNALASDQDQKISTSDLRLEDNSRKSPSVTEAVMTTAYEKTEKLEKSTDDSSDEMVKIVEEQIVTDTIQKVSVNDQSEHGEAKNTSEDSVKKLSETKERVLQNPKASLSDRSVSSACLKKKGKAVPSAAPISSQYLGTLKVLEDKRVQNNSTEFEKADSLRAAVFQNWWEKKRLFLLESKRTEKKKAEDLRINAERKEAVKREEAIASFEAWKKKKGREAKKLSEKKKVEELKKKKAAEQNEQRTEAAQKAFEKWKERKAEYLREQSRKEKQSERIRKKKEEELVAEKKRDSMSAVEKWNEKKEEYMKQKKVEKILERRKQEIQQAKKEEKDKKAMEEYERWLEKKEKREQLEKKQKKLQAVHGDEAPFPWSPPGKVTYSMNY is encoded by the exons ATGGCGGGGGAAGGGGCCGGCAGCCGGGCGATGGGGCGGCGCAGCGGCGGGcag GATGAGCTACAAGAATCAATTTCTGCTCGTGCAGCAAGAGAGCAAACAGCTGAATACTCAGACGACTTTGAGAGTGACGAAGATGGCATGTTAAATG GTATTGGGGAAGAACTTCCTGAGAGTAATTCAAGTGCCGAAAGCACTAAGAAATCAGTTGCGGTTGAGTGTCCCGTCTCAGATGATGATGCCTCACAAAAAGCAGcatatttggaaaacaaagctgCTGATGACTTGACTTTATCCTTTCATGAAAAGAAGCTTCAGCAAGTAATGCTTTTAGAAGGTGAAAACATACAGGATGACAGAAAAGATAGTGAAGAAGAATGTTTGAAAAGTCAAAATGAGGGagatgacagaaaaaataatgaagagtgTTCAGCTGCTGAAGAAGATAATAGTGAAAGTGACCACTGTAATGACTTGCCTATTCAcgaactacagaaaaaaagaaatcaagaagaCAAACCTATACCAAAGCCACGGGTGCACAAAACAAGAAATGCTTTGGCATCAg ATCAAGATCAGAAGATCAGCACCAGTGACTTGAGACTGGAGGACAATAGTAGAAAATCCCCTTCTGTGACAGAAGCAGTGATGACCACAGCATATGAGAAAACGGAGAAATTAGAGAAGTCAACAGATGACAGTTCAGATGAAATGGTGAAAATAGTGGAAGAGCAAATAGTAACTGATACAATACAGAAGGTGTCAGTGAATGATCAATCTGAGCATGGGGAGGCAAAGAACACTTCAGAGGACTCTGTCAAG AAACTAAGTGAAACAAAGGAGAGAGTTctacaaaacccaaaagcttctTTATCTGACAG gTCTGTGTCTTCTGCATGcttaaagaaaaaggggaaagctgTTCCATCAGCTGCACCTATTTCATCTCAGTATCTGGGAACATTAAAGGTGTTGGAGGATAAACGTGTGCAGAACAACAGTACAGAATTTGAAAAAGCAGATAGTTTACGAGCAGCTGTTTTCCAG AATTggtgggaaaagaaaaggctctttCTACTGGAAtcaaaaagaactgaaaagaagaaagctgaagATCTAAGGATCAATGCTGAAAGG AAAGAAGCTGTTAAGAGAGAGGAAGCAATTGCGTCTTTtgaagcctggaaaaaaaagaaaggaagagaagcaaagaagttaagtgaaaaaaagaaggttgaggaacttaagaaaaagaaagcagcagaacagaatgagcagagaacagaagcagcacagaag gcatttgaaaaatggaaagaaagaaaagcagaatatttaagagagcaaagcagaaaggaaaaacagtctGAAAGaatcaggaagaagaaagaagaggaactGGTTGCAGAGAAGAAGAGGGATAGCATGTCAGCAGTTGAAAAATG gaatgaaaaaaaggaagaatatatgaaacagaagaaagtagaaaaaatcctagagagaagaaagcaagaaatacaacaggcaaagaaggaagaaaaagataaaaaggctATGGAGGAATATGAAAGATGgctg
- the MAP9 gene encoding microtubule-associated protein 9 isoform X4, with product MAGEGAGSRAMGRRSGGQDELQESISARAAREQTAEYSDDFESDEDGMLNGIGEELPESNSSAESTKKSVAVECPVSDDDASQKAAYLENKAADDLTLSFHEKKLQQVMLLEGENIQDDRKDSEEECLKSQNEGDDRKNNEECSAAEEDNSESDHCNDLPIHELQKKRNQEDKPIPKPRVHKTRNALASDQDQKISTSDLRLEDNSRKSPSVTEAVMTTAYEKTEKLEKSTDDSSDEMVKIVEEQIVTDTIQKVSVNDQSEHGEAKNTSEDSVKKLSETKERVLQNPKASLSDRSVSSACLKKKGKAVPSAAPISSQYLGTLKVLEDKRVQNNSTEFEKADSLRAAVFQNWWEKKRLFLLESKRTEKKKAEDLRINAERKEAVKREEAIASFEAWKKKKGREAKKLSEKKKVEELKKKKAAEQNEQRTEAAQKVTWNMHLKNGKKEKQNI from the exons ATGGCGGGGGAAGGGGCCGGCAGCCGGGCGATGGGGCGGCGCAGCGGCGGGcag GATGAGCTACAAGAATCAATTTCTGCTCGTGCAGCAAGAGAGCAAACAGCTGAATACTCAGACGACTTTGAGAGTGACGAAGATGGCATGTTAAATG GTATTGGGGAAGAACTTCCTGAGAGTAATTCAAGTGCCGAAAGCACTAAGAAATCAGTTGCGGTTGAGTGTCCCGTCTCAGATGATGATGCCTCACAAAAAGCAGcatatttggaaaacaaagctgCTGATGACTTGACTTTATCCTTTCATGAAAAGAAGCTTCAGCAAGTAATGCTTTTAGAAGGTGAAAACATACAGGATGACAGAAAAGATAGTGAAGAAGAATGTTTGAAAAGTCAAAATGAGGGagatgacagaaaaaataatgaagagtgTTCAGCTGCTGAAGAAGATAATAGTGAAAGTGACCACTGTAATGACTTGCCTATTCAcgaactacagaaaaaaagaaatcaagaagaCAAACCTATACCAAAGCCACGGGTGCACAAAACAAGAAATGCTTTGGCATCAg ATCAAGATCAGAAGATCAGCACCAGTGACTTGAGACTGGAGGACAATAGTAGAAAATCCCCTTCTGTGACAGAAGCAGTGATGACCACAGCATATGAGAAAACGGAGAAATTAGAGAAGTCAACAGATGACAGTTCAGATGAAATGGTGAAAATAGTGGAAGAGCAAATAGTAACTGATACAATACAGAAGGTGTCAGTGAATGATCAATCTGAGCATGGGGAGGCAAAGAACACTTCAGAGGACTCTGTCAAG AAACTAAGTGAAACAAAGGAGAGAGTTctacaaaacccaaaagcttctTTATCTGACAG gTCTGTGTCTTCTGCATGcttaaagaaaaaggggaaagctgTTCCATCAGCTGCACCTATTTCATCTCAGTATCTGGGAACATTAAAGGTGTTGGAGGATAAACGTGTGCAGAACAACAGTACAGAATTTGAAAAAGCAGATAGTTTACGAGCAGCTGTTTTCCAG AATTggtgggaaaagaaaaggctctttCTACTGGAAtcaaaaagaactgaaaagaagaaagctgaagATCTAAGGATCAATGCTGAAAGG AAAGAAGCTGTTAAGAGAGAGGAAGCAATTGCGTCTTTtgaagcctggaaaaaaaagaaaggaagagaagcaaagaagttaagtgaaaaaaagaaggttgaggaacttaagaaaaagaaagcagcagaacagaatgagcagagaacagaagcagcacagaaggtCACGTGGaatat gcatttgaaaaatggaaagaaagaaaagcagaatatttaa